Genomic window (Gadus macrocephalus chromosome 13, ASM3116895v1):
GTCCTAGACATAAGTGAAGCAGTAATAAGCATCAACCAAAGTTTACTAATGGCATAGCAATAATTTATTACTGCTGTTCATGTTTAAGCAGCAATATCCAATAGCTGAAGATTTCCATTTAAATGTCAGCCTTGCATTCAAATCTCTAACTGCATAGTTTGTGATGCGTTTCCTTCACTAGTAGGCTGAACAACCAAAACAGAAGGGAGGCGGAGCTACTGCCAGTgagggtgggcggagctacCACAAGAGCGTGTAGGCGGAGCTACCACAAGAGACTCGGTCTTCAACCTACGTGTGTAGTGGCATGCTGTTATTTCTGCCATAGGTGGCGCTAAAGACAACAAAAGATTATCTTCAAGACCACCCCTTTAACTTGTGTATAAtgtattaattatttaattggGTATGagttaacccttaccctaatccAAACCACTTACACTTGCATGCAACCTTATTTTTTCCTCCATGTAAAAAACATGTTGGGGAATAAAGTATGTATGTCATAGATGTTATGTTATACGTAGCATAGGTATacgttatgttatgttacagaTAACATGGATATATGTTATATGTGTAATATATAACACAAACTTTCTTCAACGTGTGAAGAAAGTTAATATAACCTAGATATATCAGCACGTTATGTTATCTTTAATATATATAACCATAAGTTATGTTTTCACATACAATGTTCAATGGATATATGTCGTTGCATATCCTTTAACATGCATGTTATGTTAAATGCAACATGCATATGCTATTTGATATCTTATAACATATACGTTAATGTTACATGTAACATGGATGTTATATTATATCCTATAACTATAACATGTATGTTATGTGACATGTAACATGATATTAGCTGTTATATCCTATAACATTTATGTTATATTACATGTAACATGGATAGGTTATTTTCTATCCTATAACAGGTATGTTATGTTACATGTAACATGGGATACATGTTGTTATATCCTATAACATATTTGTTATGTTACACGTAACAGACAGGAGGAACGGATGGTGATACAGAACAAGGCTGACCTTAGATCTTCTGGAGCGATGATCCAAACACAGTCCACGTGTCTGGGTGAAGAGCCGGTCCAGGACCCTCCGTCTCAGGACCTGCATGCTGCCGTCTCTGTAGCTCAAGTTGTTCTGGAGCCGAACTCAGCAGCACACACTGAATAAGAGAGAGCCCTGGACACTGGCCTTAAGAGAGAGACCTGAACACTGGcattagagcgagagagagacctgaacactggcattagagagagagagagacctgaccactggcattagagagagagacctgaccactggcattagagagagagagacctgaccactggcctcagagagagagggagagagagagacctgaccactggcctcagagagagagagagagccctgaCCACTGGCattagagagagtgtgagagagagagagagagagagagagagagagagagagagagagagagagagagagagacctgaacACTGGcattagagcgagagagagacctgaacactggcattagagagagagagacctgaccactggcattagagagagagacctgaccactggcctcagagagagagggagagacctgaCCACtggcctcagagagagagagagagagccctgaCCACTGGCattagagagagtgtgagagagagagagagagagagagagagagagagagagagagagagagagagaggagccctGAACACTAGTCAATAGACAATATAGAGGGAGGGCGTGAGAGAGGGTCTAAAGACACTGgctcagagagaaagagattcaTTAGAGACGTAGTAGTATAACTGATAGTAGAGTAATGAATTGGTTATAGTTATTTGTATTGCTGATACAAAGTAATGAATGGGTCATATTTACTAGCCTTACTGACAATGACGAATAGGTCCTATTTACTAGCATTACTGATATTATAGTAATGAATAAGTCCTATTTACTACGACTGATTGCTGATAGTATGTTTGAAGCCTTATCGGCTTCCTGATGCGTGTACTTTCAGTCACATGCAGGAGTCTAATGGCCAATCACATGATGCAGAATGCTACTAATCAACCAATCAGTGACCTGATGGAAGTCAGATGACTCCTCAGTCTAACCCTGTTACCGTTGAGGTAACTTACTCAGGTCAACATATAGAATACGAACATTACCCCGACATATTATATATCCGCGTATATATGAGTTCCTTCTACATCCgagtgcacataaacacacatcagAACCCCCCCCAATACCGAGGGACGTGAAAAGCAGCTACATGTgtaggaagagagacagacaggtagagagagagtgtaactTTCACTGATATTTTATTAGGAAAACAGCTTATAGAAAAAACATCCATTAATACTcaggacacacacccacacatacatacccacacacGCAAGTGtcaacacgtacacacacacacacacacccctttctttctgtctgtcggtcCGTCTCTACggactgtttgtctgtctgtccttctgcctgtctgtctgtctgtctctaaagACCCAGCcgggcctgtctgtctgtctgccttcctGTTGGTCTCTAAGGACCCAGCaggacatgtctgtctgtctgtccttcggtctgtccgtccgtctttcTGTTGGTCTCTACAGGCCCAtcagggtctgtctgtctgtctgtctgcctgtctgtctgtctgtctgtctctagaggcccagcagggtctgtctgtctgcctgtctgtctgtctctagaggcccagcagggtctgtctgtctgcctgcctgtctgtctgtctgtctctagaggcccagcagggtctgtctgtctgcctgcctgtctgtctctagaggcCCAGCAGGGTCTTGGCCTCCTGGCTCTGGGCCATTAGCGTCTCGCTGGCGTAGCGCTGAAGCAGCTCCATCTTCTTCCTCCGGACCAGagcctcctccacctgcacacacacacagagacacacacagagacacacacagagacacacacagagacacaaacacacacacacacagagacacacacacacacacacacacacacacagacacacacacacacacacacacacacacacacacacacacacacacagagacacacacacacacacacacacagacacagacacacacacacagagacacacacagagacacacacacatacacagagacacacacacacacacacatacacacagagacacacacacacacagagacacacacacacacacacagagacacacacacacacaccataataaaaatatattttttatatatatatgttgaggtagagatagagaggtagaggcagagagggacacacacagacagacagacagacagacagacagacagacagacagacagacagacagacagacagacagacagactgacctcCTTCTGCGAGGGCACGGGGACGTGGGCGATGAAGCTCTCTAggccctcctcttcttcctgctgCTCTAACATCAACTCATCCCCCTGGCAGGACACATAGCAGATCACTGATCAACATTATTACTATGATCAGGACACATAGCAGATCACTGATCATAATGATCCCTATGATCAGGACACATAGCAGATCACTGATCAGAATGATCACTATGATCAGGACACATAGCAGATCACTGATCATAATGATCACTATGATCAGGACACATAGCAGATCACTGATCAACATTATTACTATGATCAGGACACATAGCAGATCACTGATCATAATGATCACTATGATGAGGACACATAGCAGATCACTGATCAGAATGATCACTATGATCAGGACACATAGCAGATCACTGATCATAATGATCACTATGATCAGGACACATAGCAGATCACTGATCAACATTATTACTATGATCAGGACACAGCAGATCACTGATCAGAATGATCCCTATGATCAGGACACATAGCAGATCACTGATCAGAATGATCACTATGATGAGGACACATAGCAGATCACTGATCAACATTATTACTATGATCAGGACACATAGCAGATCACTGATCATAATGATCACTATGATCAGGACACATAGCAGATCACTGATCAACATTATTACTATGATCAGGTCATATAGTAGATCACTGATCAAAATGATCATTATGATCAGGACACATAGCAGATCAATGATCATAATGATCACTATGATCAGGACACATAGCAGATCACTGATCATAATGATCACTTTGATCAGGACACATAGCAGATCACTGATCAACATTATTACTATAATCAGGTCATATAGCAGATCACTGATCAATATGATCAGTACATAGTCTGACAGGTTTTGTTCTGATCAGGGTTATTGATATGTTGCTCTGATCGGGGTTATTGATGACGGACCTCCTCCGTTCCCTTGGCGTAGaggctctcctcttcctcctcctcctcctccttctgaccTCCTGCTAGCCGAGAAGAGAGCTCCGCCTTCCAGcgctccaccgcctccaccaccgctacacacacacacacacacacacacacacacacacacacacacacacacacacacacacacacacacacacacacacacacacacacacacacacacacacacacagtagaaaacacactattattatacattattatacaaacacattaaaatacacacacacacaaacacacacacgcaaaaaacacacacacacacacacacacacacacattagaatacagtacacacaaacacattcgaatatacactcacacacacataagaacatacacacattagaATAGACACTCAAATATACATGCCACAAATAATAATTACACACACGCattacaaaatacacacacagctacacacacacacacacacacacaccgttacaCACATTATAatacatactcacacatacattataatataaCCTCACACAACCTTATATGTATACAAACATGTACACTATGTTTACGCACACACCTTGTTTCTCGTACTCGTGCTCCAGAGGAAGAAGGACTCCGTCGTCTTCGTCACGGTAACCGTAGTACTCGGCATCCACGTCCTTCATCAGCTCCGCCCGGTTCCTACGGGAGAGAGCGGCCGctgcacacagcaacacaccccactgtcactactcatactgtactaacactgtccctacacacagcaacacaccctactgtcactactcatactgtactaacactgtccctacacacagcaacacaccccactgtcactactcatactgtactaacactgtccctacacacagcaacacaccccactgtcactactcatactgtactaacactgtccctacacacagcaacacaccctactgtcactactcatactgtactaacactgtccctacacacagcaacacaccccactgtcactactcatactgtactaacactgtccctacacacagcaacacaccccactgtcactactcatactgtactaacactgtccctacacacagcaacacaccccactgtcactactcatactgtacctacacacagcaacacaccctactgtcactactcatactgtactaacactgtccctacacacagcaacacaccccactgtcactactcatactgtactaacactgtccctacacacagcaacacaccccactgtcactactcatactgtactaacactgtccctacacacagcaacacaccccactgtcactactcatactgtactaacactgtccctacacacagcaacacaccccactgtcactactcatactgtactaacactgtccctacacacagcaacacaccctactgtcactactcatactgtactaacactgtccctacacacagcaacacaccccactgtcactactcata
Coding sequences:
- the isy1 gene encoding pre-mRNA-splicing factor ISY1 homolog, with the translated sequence MARNAEKAMTALARFRQAQLEEGRVKERRPFLASECSDLPKAEKWRRQIISEISKKVAQIQNAGLGEFRIRDMNDEINKLLREKGHWEVRIKELGGPDYGRVGPRMLDHEGKEVPGNRGYKYFGAARDLPGVRELFEKEPAALSRRNRAELMKDVDAEYYGYRDEDDGVLLPLEHEYEKQAVVEAVERWKAELSSRLAGGQKEEEEEEEESLYAKGTEEGDELMLEQQEEEEGLESFIAHVPVPSQKEVEEALVRRKKMELLQRYASETLMAQSQEAKTLLGL